The nucleotide sequence AGGTAGAAAACTACAGTCCCGTACGGCGCTACATCCAGTCGGCCAAACTGAACGGCAAGCCTATTGAGCGTAACTGGCTGACCCACCAAGAAATAGCGGCGGGCGGCACCCTCACGCTGGTAGCGGCCGATACGCCGAATCTTACCTGGGGCGTGCAGCAACAATGGATTTCCGATGGGCAGGCTGTGAAGTAAGTAAGGTGCCGCGCCAACAATTCACTGGAAACGTCTCTTTAGGGTGGAAGGCGCACGGGTCGGATTACCGCTTACTTTTGCCGCCCTTCGTCTTTCCTCGCCCTTATGCTTCGTTCCATCATGTTTGTCGGTACTGCTTCCGACGTAGGCAAGAGCATCATCACGGCTGGCTTTTGCCGCATCTTCCGGCAAGACGGCTACCACCCTGCCCCTTTCAAGGCGCAGAACATGTCGTTGAACAGCTACGCCACGCCCGAGGGGCTGGAAATTGGGCGGGCCCAGGCCATGCAGGCGGAAGCAGCGGGCATTGCCTGCCACGTCGATATGAACCCCGTACTGCTCAAACCTACCTCCGACCAAGCTTCCCAAGTGGTGCTCAACGGCCGGCCCGCGGGCACGCAGTCGGCCTACGAATATTTCCGCGAAAACGACCGGCACGAACTGTTTCGAGCGGCCACGCAGGCGTACGACCGGTTGGCTGCTCGGTTTGCCCCCATTGTGCTCGAAGGCGCGGGCAGCATTTCGGAGCTGAACCTGAAGCGCCGCGACATCACCAACCTACGCATGGCCCGCCACGCGGGGGCTGCCACCTACCTGATTGCTGACATCGACCGGGGCGGGGTATTCGGCAGCGTGTACGGCACGTTGGCGTTGCTGGAACCCGAAGAAAAAGCTTGCATCAAAGGCATCATCATCAACAAGTTTCGGGGTGACGCCCGGCTCTTTGCTGAGGGCCGGCAGCAGCTCGAAGACCTGACGGGCGTGCCCGTGGTAGGCGTACTACCCTATTTCCGCGATATTTATTTGGAAGAGGAAGACTCCGTTGCCTTAGCCCGCAAGCAACACAGCGGCGGGGTGGCAGGACAGGTGAACGTGGCCGTAGTGCTGCTGGGCCGCATGTCGAACTTCACGGATTTCGATGCTCTAAGCCAGGACCCCCGGGTGCACCTGTTTTTCACGCACGACGCCACCGACCTAGCGGGTGCCGACATAGTTATACTACCGGGCAGCAAGAACACCATCGACGACCTACTAGCACTACAACGTAGTGGTTTGGCTACCGCCGTCCGGCAGGCGCACCGCGCCGGCAAAACGGTGGTGGGTATCTGCGGCGGTTACCAAATGCTGGGGCTTTCGGTGGAAGACCCTGCTGGCGTGGAAAGCTCGGTGGCTGCCGCCGCTGGGTTGGGCTTGCTACCGGTCCGCACCGTGCTGCAAGGCGACAAAACTACTCAACAGCGCCGTTTCACCTTCCTCGACCACCCAACGGCCGACTGCGTGGGCTACGAAATCCATATGGGCCGCACCACCCCCGACGGCCCGCCGCAACCCGTTGCCATGCTTGCTGACGGCACCCCGGACGGGTACGTGGCCAGTGCCCGTTGCTGGGGCACCTACCTGCACGGCATCCTCGACAACCAATCCGTTATCGACCACCTACTGGCGCCCTACACCTCGCAGCAACGCGCTGCTCCCCTGGACTTTGCGGCGTACAAGAACAGTCAGTACGACCGGCTGGCGGCGCTTATTCGCGAAAACGTAGACCTGAAACAGGTGTACGCGGCCCTCCACTCCTAACTCTAGCTTCTTATGCTGCATGGTCACGGCGACGACGGCTACCTCCATTCCCAGCCAATTAAGGCGGATTTCAGTACCAACGTCTGGTATGGCGGGCCGCCCGCGGGGCTGCAGGAATACGTGTTCAGTCAGTGGCCCACCGTAACCCGCTACCCGGAAGTGCTGGCCGAGAGTTTGGCCGCCCAAGTGGCTGCGCACCACGGCGTGCCCCCGGCGCAGGTGCTGATAGGCAGCGGCACCACCGAGAGTATCTACCTGGTAGCACAGGCCTGGGCGGGGCGGCGCACCACTATCCTCACGCCCGCCTTTGCTGAGTACGAAGACGCCGCCCGCCTGCATGGCCACTCGTTGCGTTTTCTGCCGTGGCAGGAACTACAGGCAGACACTGTGCTCGACACGGACCTGGTGTTCATCTGCAACCCCAACAACCCCACTGGCAGCGTGCTAGAGCAGCATGTGCTGGTTGCATTGCTAGAACGCCATCCAAATACGGTGTTTGTGCTCGACGAGGCTTTTCTGGAGTTCACCATCCGCATTACAACTGCTATTCCACTGCTGGCCCGGTTCAACAACCTGATGGTGTTGCGCTCCATGACCAAGGCCTACGCCATACCGGGCCTGCGGCTTGGCTACATGGTGGCTTCGGCGGCGCTTATCAGCCAGCTCACGCAATGCAAGATGCCGTGGGCGGTGAATGCGCTGGCAGCGGCAGCCGGTCATTTTTTGTTTGCTCACTACGCGCAGGTGCAGCCCCCAATCCAGCAAGTATTGCACGACAAGGCTGCTTTAGTGGCGCAGCTTCGTCTTAACTCTGGCATCGAGGTTTTACCTAGCCATACGCACTTTTTTCTGGCGGCCACCAAGCGCGGCACTGCCGCCGACCTCAAACACTGGCTGCTCTCCCAGCACGGGTTGCTCGTGCGCGACGCCGCGAATTTTCGGGGTCTCACGCCGCAGCACTTCCGCGTGGGCGCCCGTAGTGCCACCGACAACAACTTGCTGGTAACTGCTTTACAAAAATGGACCGATTTCG is from Hymenobacter tibetensis and encodes:
- a CDS encoding cobyric acid synthase; the encoded protein is MLRSIMFVGTASDVGKSIITAGFCRIFRQDGYHPAPFKAQNMSLNSYATPEGLEIGRAQAMQAEAAGIACHVDMNPVLLKPTSDQASQVVLNGRPAGTQSAYEYFRENDRHELFRAATQAYDRLAARFAPIVLEGAGSISELNLKRRDITNLRMARHAGAATYLIADIDRGGVFGSVYGTLALLEPEEKACIKGIIINKFRGDARLFAEGRQQLEDLTGVPVVGVLPYFRDIYLEEEDSVALARKQHSGGVAGQVNVAVVLLGRMSNFTDFDALSQDPRVHLFFTHDATDLAGADIVILPGSKNTIDDLLALQRSGLATAVRQAHRAGKTVVGICGGYQMLGLSVEDPAGVESSVAAAAGLGLLPVRTVLQGDKTTQQRRFTFLDHPTADCVGYEIHMGRTTPDGPPQPVAMLADGTPDGYVASARCWGTYLHGILDNQSVIDHLLAPYTSQQRAAPLDFAAYKNSQYDRLAALIRENVDLKQVYAALHS
- a CDS encoding pyridoxal phosphate-dependent aminotransferase, producing the protein MLHGHGDDGYLHSQPIKADFSTNVWYGGPPAGLQEYVFSQWPTVTRYPEVLAESLAAQVAAHHGVPPAQVLIGSGTTESIYLVAQAWAGRRTTILTPAFAEYEDAARLHGHSLRFLPWQELQADTVLDTDLVFICNPNNPTGSVLEQHVLVALLERHPNTVFVLDEAFLEFTIRITTAIPLLARFNNLMVLRSMTKAYAIPGLRLGYMVASAALISQLTQCKMPWAVNALAAAAGHFLFAHYAQVQPPIQQVLHDKAALVAQLRLNSGIEVLPSHTHFFLAATKRGTAADLKHWLLSQHGLLVRDAANFRGLTPQHFRVGARSATDNNLLVTALQKWTDFAD